A region from the Geobacter benzoatilyticus genome encodes:
- a CDS encoding ComF family protein yields the protein MELLRAFLDVLFPPLCHLCKEPVPEAGPLHLCESCLGAMTPIDSPLCPVCGVPHGTEGGIDHLCGSCLLARPPFDGARGALLYEGPIRELIHRHKYGRKVHLRRPLALLAIGQLTPFVSSVAPDVMVPVPLHRSRLRERGFNQAVLMGAVLAREWRLPLLRDTLRRVRPTVAQVTLSASERHSNVRGAFAVASPERIAGRRVLLLDDVSTTGSTLAECARVLKGAGAAAVFAATVALAPRDR from the coding sequence ATGGAGTTGCTCCGGGCGTTTCTCGACGTCCTTTTCCCGCCTCTCTGTCATTTGTGCAAGGAACCGGTGCCGGAGGCCGGGCCTCTCCATCTTTGCGAGTCATGCCTCGGGGCCATGACCCCCATCGACTCCCCCCTCTGCCCGGTCTGCGGAGTTCCCCACGGAACGGAGGGGGGAATCGATCACCTTTGCGGTTCCTGCCTCTTGGCCCGGCCCCCCTTTGACGGGGCGCGGGGGGCGCTCCTCTACGAAGGCCCCATTCGGGAGCTGATTCACCGCCACAAGTACGGTCGCAAGGTCCACCTGCGCCGCCCCCTGGCACTTCTGGCCATTGGCCAGCTCACCCCCTTTGTCAGTTCCGTTGCTCCAGACGTCATGGTTCCCGTACCCCTTCACCGCTCGCGCCTGCGGGAGCGGGGCTTCAATCAGGCGGTTCTCATGGGCGCTGTCCTGGCTCGGGAATGGCGCCTGCCGCTCTTGCGCGACACCCTGCGCCGCGTCCGCCCCACTGTCGCCCAGGTGACCCTTTCGGCTTCGGAGCGGCACAGCAACGTCCGGGGTGCTTTTGCCGTGGCCAGTCCCGAACGGATTGCCGGGAGGCGCGTACTTCTTCTGGATGACGTTTCCACCACCGGCAGCACTTTGGCTGAGTGCGCCCGGGTCCTGAAGGGGGCCGGTGCCGCCGCGGTATTCGCTGCTACCGTGGCATTGGCCCCGCGGGACCGCTGA
- the priA gene encoding replication restart helicase PriA: protein MKNSPSDIIEVAIPLPLDTTFLYRVPVELMPRTELGKRVLVPFGRRRVTGYVLGFATGEERELREVCDVLDDTPLFTRKELELYRWASSYYLHPLGEVIKAALPAGINVQSRRADANGDGDALTGGKQVKTEPVYGPAAAPPAVDAPRGKASLILDHLRQAEETTAAELRGIFGDCSLQLRRLRELGLVEVEAREIYRDPFRDETVTPDSPLALNAGQSEARDRIVDAIDTGRFAPFLLHGVTGSGKTEVYLQTIAHLLNKERTALVLVPEIALTPQLVNRFRRRFRCGIAVLHSGLSDGERYDEWRRIRRGEVSIVIGARSAIFAPLERIGMIVVDEEHEASYKQSEGFRYNARDLALVRGKMEHACVVLGTATPQVTTWHAATTGKLALLSLPDRVNGLPMPHVEVIDARGHKGEAILPPLVEGIDANLAGGGQTLVFLNRRGFATWLTCEECGHVLRCPNCAVTLTYHQRRNRHVCHYCDYAIPAPSVCPECGSTQVTHLGLGTERIEELVRERFPEARVDRMDRDTTRGKGGHARILRKVAERKTDILIGTQMVAKGHDFPGITLVGIVSVESTLNIPDYRSAERTYQLITQLMGRAGRGLDAGKVIIQTFNPDHYALTHAGTGLLEKFYTTELAFRQETGYPPFVHLAALCLTGTAAPSVEQESAVLAGHLRTLRRELSSRVEILGPSPAPLTKLRGRFRWQTLLKAPERPALHRLLAALRSSYAPPSGIRLQVDVDPVDLM, encoded by the coding sequence ATGAAAAATTCACCGTCAGACATCATCGAAGTCGCAATCCCGCTCCCCCTGGACACCACCTTCCTCTACCGGGTGCCGGTGGAGCTCATGCCCCGCACCGAATTGGGGAAGCGGGTTCTCGTCCCCTTCGGGAGGCGCAGGGTTACCGGCTACGTCCTCGGTTTCGCCACGGGTGAAGAGCGGGAACTGCGGGAGGTGTGCGACGTTCTGGACGACACTCCCCTCTTCACCCGGAAGGAGCTGGAGCTTTACCGCTGGGCCTCCTCCTATTACCTCCATCCCCTGGGAGAGGTGATCAAAGCGGCATTACCCGCCGGCATCAACGTCCAGAGCCGCCGGGCAGATGCCAACGGTGACGGGGACGCATTAACCGGCGGCAAGCAGGTGAAGACTGAGCCAGTTTACGGCCCTGCAGCGGCACCTCCGGCTGTGGACGCACCGCGGGGAAAGGCATCTCTCATCCTCGATCACCTCAGGCAGGCCGAAGAGACAACGGCAGCAGAGCTACGAGGCATTTTCGGCGACTGTTCGCTCCAGCTCCGGCGGCTGCGGGAGCTGGGCCTCGTGGAGGTGGAGGCGCGGGAGATCTACCGGGACCCCTTCCGGGATGAGACGGTCACCCCCGACTCCCCCCTTGCCCTCAACGCTGGCCAGAGCGAGGCGCGGGACCGGATCGTGGACGCCATCGACACTGGTCGCTTTGCCCCCTTCCTCCTCCACGGAGTTACCGGGAGCGGCAAAACCGAGGTCTACCTGCAGACCATTGCCCATCTCCTGAACAAGGAGCGTACTGCGCTGGTCCTCGTCCCCGAGATCGCCCTGACCCCCCAGCTCGTGAACCGTTTTCGGCGCCGCTTCCGGTGCGGCATTGCCGTGCTCCACAGCGGCCTTTCCGACGGTGAGCGCTACGACGAGTGGCGGAGGATCCGGCGGGGGGAGGTTTCCATCGTCATCGGCGCCCGCTCGGCCATTTTCGCCCCCCTGGAACGAATCGGCATGATCGTGGTGGACGAGGAGCACGAGGCATCCTACAAGCAGTCCGAGGGATTCCGCTACAACGCCCGGGATCTGGCGCTCGTGCGGGGAAAGATGGAGCATGCCTGCGTCGTGCTCGGCACCGCCACCCCCCAGGTCACCACCTGGCATGCCGCCACCACCGGGAAGCTTGCCCTCCTCTCCCTCCCTGACCGGGTGAACGGCCTGCCGATGCCCCATGTCGAGGTCATCGATGCGCGGGGGCATAAAGGTGAAGCCATACTCCCCCCCCTGGTTGAGGGAATTGACGCCAACCTCGCCGGCGGCGGCCAGACCCTGGTCTTCCTGAACCGCCGGGGCTTCGCCACCTGGCTCACCTGCGAGGAGTGCGGCCACGTGCTCCGCTGCCCAAACTGCGCCGTCACCCTAACCTATCACCAACGAAGAAACCGCCACGTCTGCCACTACTGCGATTACGCCATCCCGGCTCCTTCGGTCTGCCCCGAATGTGGCAGCACACAGGTTACGCATCTCGGCCTCGGCACCGAGCGGATTGAAGAACTGGTGCGGGAGCGTTTTCCCGAGGCACGGGTCGATCGGATGGACCGCGACACCACCCGTGGCAAAGGTGGGCACGCTCGAATTTTGCGTAAAGTGGCCGAGCGGAAGACCGACATCCTCATCGGCACCCAGATGGTTGCCAAAGGGCATGACTTTCCCGGCATAACTCTGGTTGGAATCGTATCGGTGGAGTCAACTCTCAACATCCCCGACTACCGTAGCGCCGAGCGGACCTACCAACTTATTACGCAACTCATGGGAAGAGCGGGACGGGGCCTCGACGCGGGAAAGGTCATCATTCAGACCTTCAATCCCGACCACTACGCCCTCACCCACGCGGGCACCGGTCTACTCGAAAAATTCTACACCACGGAACTTGCCTTCCGGCAGGAGACCGGCTACCCGCCCTTTGTCCACCTGGCGGCACTCTGCCTGACAGGCACTGCGGCGCCATCCGTTGAGCAGGAATCAGCAGTTCTAGCCGGACATCTTCGCACCCTGCGTC
- a CDS encoding lactate utilization protein, producing the protein MSLTTELVDWTHEQKCRKAVESLEKNGFTAVYCATGQEAFDYIIAEAAEAGNVGFGGSMTVADLQVIEGLREMGKELLIHGAPGLSPEERLAIMRRQLTCDLFLAGTNALTLSGWLVNIDGVGNRAASMFFGPKKVIVVAGRNKLVDGGVQEAVDRIKGWASPPNARRLNYKTPCGTTGFCSDCNSPDRICRVTTVIDRKPRLTDLRVLVVNEDMGL; encoded by the coding sequence ATGTCACTTACAACTGAACTCGTTGACTGGACCCACGAACAGAAATGCCGCAAGGCGGTGGAGTCCCTGGAGAAAAACGGTTTTACCGCCGTCTATTGCGCCACCGGGCAGGAGGCCTTCGACTATATCATTGCCGAAGCGGCTGAGGCCGGGAATGTGGGTTTCGGGGGCTCCATGACCGTGGCGGATCTGCAGGTGATCGAGGGGCTACGGGAAATGGGGAAGGAGCTCCTCATCCACGGCGCGCCGGGGCTCTCCCCGGAGGAGCGGCTGGCCATCATGCGCCGTCAGCTCACCTGCGACCTCTTCCTTGCCGGAACCAACGCCCTTACCCTCTCCGGGTGGCTCGTGAACATCGACGGGGTCGGCAACCGGGCCGCTTCCATGTTTTTCGGTCCCAAGAAGGTGATCGTTGTGGCGGGCCGTAACAAGCTGGTGGACGGCGGTGTTCAGGAGGCCGTCGACCGGATAAAGGGGTGGGCATCTCCCCCCAACGCCCGGCGCCTCAACTACAAAACCCCCTGCGGCACCACAGGGTTCTGTTCCGACTGCAACTCCCCCGACCGCATCTGCCGCGTTACCACCGTCATCGACCGCAAGCCCCGCCTCACCGACCTGCGCGTGCTGGTGGTGAACGAGGACATGGGGCTCTAG
- the ttcA gene encoding tRNA 2-thiocytidine(32) synthetase TtcA — MEFVDEKRYRKIKNGVGRAIADFKLIEEGDRVAVAVSGGKDSYTLLHVLEALRRRAPVKYELVALTIDSGYPGFRSDVIAAHLQEHGFTHHVEVTTHYDIIKEKRRPGSSYCSICARLKRGVLYTLAQQHGCNKLALGHHLDDFVETLLLNQFFVGTLKAMAPRMLADNGETTVIRPLVYVEEREIIPFARENSFPVVCCCCPVCGRADIQRKRMKELLTELERENPAVKRSLLRALANVQPRHLLDRELQRVCAVP, encoded by the coding sequence GTGGAGTTTGTGGACGAAAAGCGGTATCGGAAGATAAAAAACGGGGTCGGCCGGGCCATCGCCGACTTCAAGCTCATCGAGGAGGGGGACCGTGTCGCCGTGGCGGTCTCGGGGGGGAAGGACTCCTACACCCTCCTCCATGTCCTGGAGGCCCTGCGGCGCCGGGCACCGGTGAAGTACGAGCTGGTGGCGCTCACCATCGATTCGGGCTACCCCGGCTTCCGCAGCGACGTCATCGCGGCCCATCTTCAGGAGCATGGATTCACCCATCACGTGGAGGTCACCACCCACTACGACATCATCAAGGAGAAGCGGCGCCCCGGCTCCTCCTACTGCTCCATCTGTGCCCGGCTGAAGCGCGGCGTTCTCTACACCCTGGCACAGCAGCACGGCTGCAACAAGCTGGCCCTGGGGCACCACCTGGACGACTTCGTGGAGACGCTGCTCCTCAACCAGTTTTTTGTGGGAACCCTCAAGGCCATGGCTCCACGGATGCTGGCCGACAACGGCGAAACCACGGTAATCCGCCCCCTGGTCTATGTGGAGGAGCGGGAGATTATCCCCTTTGCCAGGGAGAACAGTTTTCCCGTGGTTTGCTGCTGCTGTCCGGTCTGCGGCAGGGCCGACATCCAGCGCAAGCGGATGAAGGAGCTTTTGACGGAGCTGGAGCGGGAGAACCCCGCCGTCAAGCGGAGCCTTCTGCGGGCACTGGCCAACGTGCAGCCGCGGCACCTCCTCGACCGGGAGCTGCAGCGGGTCTGCGCCGTCCCCTGA
- a CDS encoding 4Fe-4S binding protein: MSKRYVQPLRIAIQWGFLLFMIYLGVRLFLFVRHFRSGGAAPFVPRADGVEGFLPIAGLLGVKDWLASGTINAVHPASVVILVTVVAVSLLLKRSFCSWICPVGTLSELLWKRGFVLFKRNLRPPRWLDVALRGAKYLLLIFFLYSIFWSMPAGAVAGFIYSDYNKVADVRLLDFFLHLSGIPLAVIGVLLVLSLPVRNPFCRYLCPYGALLGLVSMLSPVKVTREKMTCVSCGVCSQVCPSYIPVMAKERVMSEECIGCWRCVSHCRAMGALEMKLTGRKVVVNAILFAVLVVFLFVGGSLVGRATGNWKSQIPYAEYVRLLGQ, translated from the coding sequence GTGAGCAAGCGTTACGTGCAGCCCCTCAGGATTGCCATTCAATGGGGTTTTCTCCTCTTCATGATCTATCTGGGCGTGCGGCTCTTCCTGTTCGTGCGCCACTTCCGAAGTGGCGGGGCTGCCCCATTCGTGCCCCGGGCCGACGGGGTAGAGGGGTTTCTCCCCATCGCCGGGCTCCTGGGAGTGAAGGATTGGCTTGCAAGCGGTACAATCAATGCCGTCCATCCGGCTTCGGTGGTGATTCTCGTGACGGTGGTTGCGGTTTCGCTCCTCCTGAAGCGCTCCTTCTGTTCCTGGATCTGCCCGGTGGGAACCCTGTCGGAACTCCTGTGGAAGAGGGGGTTCGTCCTCTTCAAGCGTAATCTCCGCCCCCCCCGGTGGCTGGACGTGGCGCTGCGGGGGGCCAAGTACCTGCTCCTCATCTTTTTCCTCTACTCCATCTTCTGGTCCATGCCGGCCGGTGCGGTTGCAGGTTTCATCTATTCCGACTACAACAAGGTGGCCGACGTGCGGCTCCTGGACTTCTTCCTCCACCTGTCGGGGATACCCCTCGCGGTGATCGGCGTGCTCCTCGTCCTGTCGCTCCCGGTGCGGAACCCGTTTTGCCGTTACCTCTGCCCCTATGGGGCGCTTCTGGGGCTCGTGTCGATGCTCTCGCCGGTGAAGGTAACCCGGGAAAAGATGACCTGCGTTTCCTGCGGGGTTTGCAGCCAGGTCTGTCCGTCTTATATTCCGGTCATGGCAAAAGAGCGGGTCATGTCTGAGGAATGCATCGGCTGCTGGCGCTGCGTGAGCCACTGCCGGGCCATGGGAGCTTTGGAGATGAAGCTGACGGGGAGGAAGGTGGTGGTGAATGCCATCCTTTTCGCTGTCCTGGTGGTGTTTCTCTTCGTTGGCGGATCGCTCGTGGGGCGCGCCACGGGGAACTGGAAATCGCAGATACCCTATGCCGAGTATGTGCGGCTTTTGGGGCAATAA